One stretch of Xanthomonas sp. DAR 35659 DNA includes these proteins:
- a CDS encoding acyl-CoA dehydrogenase family protein: MADQTAREGFYVDFSFTEEQLMIQDVARRIAQERIAPSAEHHDRTGEFPLENIRLLGENGLMGIEVPEEYGGAGMDPIAYVLAMVEIAAGDAAHSTIVSVNNSLFCAGILKNGNEAQKQKYVRAIAEGREIGAFALTEPQSGSDATAMRCRAVRQDDGSFVINGKKSWITSGPVAKYIVLFAVTDPEQGARGITAFVVDTDKPGFHRGKTEPKLGIRASATCEIEFQDYVATPEEVLGTAGEGFKIAMSVLDAGRIGIASQAIGIARAAYQATLDYVKERKAFGAPIGTFQMTQAKIADMKCKLDAALLLTLRAAWVKGQGQRFTTEASVAKLTASEAAMWITHQAVQIHGGMGYSKEMPLERYFRDAKITEIYEGTSEIQRLVIARNETGLR; this comes from the coding sequence ATGGCGGACCAGACAGCCCGGGAGGGGTTCTACGTGGATTTCAGCTTTACTGAAGAACAATTGATGATCCAGGACGTGGCGCGACGCATCGCCCAGGAGCGGATCGCGCCCAGCGCCGAGCATCACGACCGCACCGGCGAGTTCCCGCTGGAGAACATCCGCCTGCTCGGCGAGAACGGCTTGATGGGCATCGAGGTGCCGGAGGAATACGGCGGCGCCGGCATGGACCCGATCGCCTATGTGCTGGCCATGGTCGAGATCGCCGCCGGCGACGCCGCCCATTCCACCATCGTGTCGGTCAACAACTCGCTGTTCTGCGCCGGCATCCTCAAGAACGGCAACGAGGCGCAGAAGCAGAAGTACGTGCGCGCCATCGCCGAGGGCCGCGAGATCGGCGCCTTCGCGCTGACCGAGCCGCAGTCCGGCTCCGACGCCACCGCGATGCGGTGCCGCGCGGTGCGCCAGGACGACGGCAGCTTCGTCATCAACGGCAAGAAGAGCTGGATCACCTCCGGCCCGGTCGCCAAGTACATCGTGCTGTTCGCGGTCACCGATCCGGAGCAGGGCGCGCGCGGCATTACCGCCTTCGTCGTCGACACAGACAAACCCGGCTTCCACCGCGGCAAGACCGAGCCCAAACTCGGCATTCGCGCCTCGGCCACCTGCGAGATCGAGTTCCAGGACTACGTCGCCACCCCGGAGGAAGTGTTGGGTACCGCGGGCGAAGGCTTCAAGATCGCGATGAGCGTGCTCGATGCCGGCCGCATCGGCATCGCCTCGCAGGCGATCGGCATCGCCCGCGCGGCCTACCAGGCCACCCTGGACTACGTGAAGGAGCGCAAGGCGTTCGGCGCGCCGATCGGCACGTTCCAGATGACCCAGGCCAAGATCGCCGACATGAAGTGCAAGCTCGATGCGGCCTTGCTGCTGACGTTGCGCGCGGCATGGGTGAAGGGGCAGGGGCAGCGCTTCACCACCGAGGCTTCGGTGGCCAAGCTGACCGCCTCGGAAGCGGCGATGTGGATCACCCACCAGGCGGTGCAGATCCACGGCGGCATGGGCTATTCCAAGGAAATGCCGCTGGAGCGCTACTTCCGCGATGCCAAGATCACCGAGATCTACGAAGGTACCTCGGAGATCCAGCGCTTGGTGATCGCGCGCAACGAGACGGGGCTGCGGTGA
- a CDS encoding multidrug efflux RND transporter permease subunit, which translates to MPKFFIEHPVFAWVVAILISLSGVIAILNLGVESYPTIAPPQVTVTATYPGASASTTERSVTQVIEQQLTGIDHLLYFNSSSSSSGTATITLTFETGTDADIAQVQVQNKVSLATPRLPSEVTAQGVVVAKANAGFLSVIALRSENPSIDRDALNDIVGSRVLEQISRVPGVGSTQQFGAEYAMDIWLNPEKLQGYHMSANDVYTAIRAQNVQFAAGSIGSDPAPQGQSFTATVSAEGRFTSPEQFENIILRADGNGTVVRLKDVARVSFGPTNFGFDTQYNGKPTGAFAIQLLPGANALNVSEAVKAKMDELQPSFPQGVTWFTPYESTTFVKISIEEVVKTLIEAIVLVFLVMLVFLQNFRATIIPTLVIPVALLGTFLGMWAIGFTINQLTLFAMVLAIGIVVDDAIVVIENVERIMSEEHLAPKPATHKAMTQITGAVVAITVVLAAVFIPSAMQPGAAGAIYKQFAITIAMSMAFSAFLALSFTPALCAAFLKPTHNDNPNWVYRTFNKYYDKLAHRYVGAVGGTIRRAPRWMAVFALLVVLCGFLFTRMPGSFLPEEDQGFALAIVQLPPGATKARTNEVFAQMRGVLQQQKAVEGMLQVAGFSFLGRGENVGMGFIRLKPWDERDIAAGDLIQQLNGMFYGIKDAQIFVVNLPTVNGLGQFGGFDMWLQDRSGQGEDALLQARNIVLGKAGERKDTLVGVRPNGLENSPQLQLNVDRVQAQSMGLSVSDIYQSIQLMLAPVYVNDFFYEGRIKRVNLQADAPFRTGPESLRSFYVPSSNATDSNGLPQMIPLSTVVKSDWIYSSPSLDRYNGYSAVNIVGNPAPGGSSGQAMTAMEDIVNNDLPPGFGFDWSGMSYQEIIAGNTATLLLVLSIVVVFLCLAALYESWSIPVAVLLVVPIGVLGAVAFSLLRGLPNDIYFKIGLITVIGLAAKNAILIVEFAVEQRAMGKTLREATTEAAHLRFRPILMTSFAFILGVLPMAISTGAGANARHAIGTGVIGGMLFATVLGVLFIPLFFVMVRRMLGDKLDEPSKEYQALQMEGQSRHQPDR; encoded by the coding sequence ATGCCTAAGTTCTTCATCGAACACCCGGTCTTCGCCTGGGTGGTGGCGATCCTGATCTCGCTGAGCGGCGTGATCGCCATCCTCAATCTCGGCGTCGAGTCGTATCCGACGATCGCCCCGCCCCAGGTGACCGTCACCGCCACCTACCCCGGCGCCAGCGCCAGCACCACCGAACGCTCGGTCACCCAGGTGATCGAGCAGCAGCTGACCGGCATCGACCACCTGCTGTACTTCAACTCGTCGTCGTCCTCCAGCGGCACCGCCACCATCACCCTGACCTTCGAGACCGGCACCGACGCGGACATCGCCCAGGTGCAGGTGCAGAACAAGGTGTCGCTGGCGACCCCGCGCCTGCCCTCGGAAGTGACCGCGCAGGGCGTGGTGGTGGCCAAGGCCAACGCCGGCTTCCTCAGCGTGATCGCGCTGCGTTCGGAGAACCCGTCGATCGACCGCGACGCGCTCAACGACATCGTCGGCTCGCGCGTGCTGGAGCAGATCTCGCGCGTGCCCGGCGTCGGCAGCACCCAGCAGTTCGGCGCCGAGTACGCCATGGACATCTGGCTCAACCCGGAGAAGCTGCAGGGTTACCACATGTCCGCCAACGACGTGTACACCGCGATCCGCGCGCAGAACGTGCAGTTCGCCGCCGGCTCGATCGGCTCGGATCCGGCGCCGCAGGGCCAGTCGTTCACCGCCACGGTCAGCGCCGAGGGCCGCTTCACCTCGCCCGAGCAGTTCGAGAACATCATCCTGCGCGCGGACGGCAACGGCACCGTGGTGCGACTGAAGGACGTGGCACGGGTATCGTTCGGCCCGACCAACTTCGGCTTCGACACCCAGTACAACGGCAAGCCGACCGGCGCCTTCGCCATCCAGCTGCTGCCCGGCGCCAATGCGCTGAACGTGTCGGAGGCGGTCAAGGCCAAGATGGACGAGCTGCAGCCCAGCTTCCCGCAGGGCGTCACCTGGTTCACGCCGTACGAGAGCACCACCTTCGTCAAGATCTCGATCGAGGAAGTGGTCAAGACCCTGATCGAGGCGATCGTGCTGGTGTTCCTGGTGATGCTGGTGTTCCTGCAGAACTTCCGCGCCACCATCATTCCCACCCTGGTCATCCCGGTGGCGCTGCTCGGCACCTTCCTGGGCATGTGGGCGATCGGCTTCACCATCAACCAGCTGACCCTGTTCGCGATGGTGCTGGCGATCGGCATCGTGGTCGACGACGCGATCGTGGTGATCGAGAACGTCGAACGCATCATGTCCGAGGAGCACCTGGCGCCCAAGCCGGCCACGCACAAGGCGATGACCCAGATCACCGGCGCGGTGGTGGCCATCACCGTGGTGCTGGCGGCGGTGTTCATCCCCTCGGCGATGCAGCCCGGCGCGGCCGGCGCGATCTACAAGCAGTTCGCGATCACCATCGCCATGTCGATGGCGTTCTCGGCGTTCCTGGCGCTGAGCTTCACCCCGGCGCTGTGCGCGGCGTTCCTCAAGCCGACCCACAACGACAACCCGAACTGGGTCTACCGCACCTTCAACAAGTACTACGACAAGCTGGCCCACCGCTACGTCGGCGCGGTGGGCGGCACCATCCGCCGCGCGCCGCGCTGGATGGCGGTGTTCGCGCTGCTGGTGGTGTTGTGCGGCTTCCTGTTCACGCGCATGCCGGGCAGCTTCCTGCCCGAGGAGGACCAGGGCTTCGCACTGGCGATCGTGCAGCTGCCGCCGGGCGCGACCAAGGCCCGCACCAACGAGGTGTTCGCGCAGATGCGTGGCGTGCTGCAGCAGCAGAAGGCGGTCGAAGGCATGCTGCAGGTGGCCGGCTTCAGCTTCCTGGGCCGCGGCGAGAACGTGGGCATGGGCTTCATCCGCCTCAAGCCCTGGGACGAGCGCGACATCGCCGCCGGCGACCTGATCCAGCAGTTGAACGGGATGTTCTACGGGATCAAGGACGCGCAGATCTTCGTGGTCAACCTGCCCACGGTGAACGGCCTGGGCCAGTTCGGCGGCTTCGACATGTGGCTGCAGGACCGCAGCGGCCAGGGCGAGGACGCCCTGCTGCAGGCGCGCAACATCGTGCTCGGCAAGGCCGGGGAGCGCAAGGACACGCTGGTCGGGGTACGCCCGAACGGCCTGGAAAACTCGCCGCAGCTGCAATTGAACGTGGATCGCGTGCAGGCGCAATCGATGGGCCTGTCGGTCAGCGACATCTACCAGTCGATCCAGCTGATGCTGGCGCCGGTGTACGTCAACGACTTCTTCTACGAAGGCCGCATCAAGCGCGTCAACCTGCAGGCGGACGCGCCGTTCCGCACCGGACCCGAATCGCTGCGCAGCTTCTACGTGCCCAGCAGCAACGCGACCGACAGCAACGGCCTGCCGCAGATGATCCCGCTGAGCACGGTGGTGAAGTCTGACTGGATCTACAGTTCGCCGTCGCTGGACCGCTACAACGGCTACTCGGCGGTCAACATCGTCGGCAACCCGGCGCCGGGCGGCAGCTCCGGCCAGGCGATGACCGCGATGGAGGACATCGTCAACAACGACCTGCCGCCGGGTTTCGGTTTCGACTGGAGCGGCATGTCGTACCAGGAAATCATCGCCGGCAACACCGCCACGCTACTGCTGGTGCTGTCGATCGTGGTGGTGTTCCTGTGCCTGGCGGCGCTGTACGAAAGTTGGTCGATTCCGGTGGCGGTGCTGCTGGTGGTGCCGATCGGCGTGCTCGGCGCGGTGGCGTTCTCGCTGCTGCGCGGCCTGCCCAACGACATCTACTTCAAGATCGGCCTGATCACGGTGATCGGCCTGGCCGCCAAGAACGCGATCCTGATCGTCGAGTTCGCGGTGGAGCAGCGCGCGATGGGCAAGACCCTGCGCGAGGCCACGACCGAGGCGGCGCACCTGCGCTTCCGCCCGATCCTGATGACCTCGTTCGCGTTCATCCTCGGCGTGCTGCCGATGGCGATCTCCACCGGCGCCGGCGCCAACGCCCGCCACGCCATCGGTACCGGCGTGATCGGCGGCATGCTGTTCGCCACCGTGCTGGGCGTGCTGTTCATCCCGCTGTTCTTCGTGATGGTGCGGCGCATGCTCGGCGACAAGCTGGACGAGCCGTCGAAGGAGTACCAGGCGCTGCAGATGGAAGGACAGTCGCGGCATCAGCCGGATCGGTGA
- a CDS encoding efflux RND transporter periplasmic adaptor subunit, whose translation MTSPLRSLALACAVVVVLASCKKQEQQQAMPPPEVGVLQAQPQTVPLQRELVGRLSAFRSADVRARVPGVLEKRLYTEGTDVKEGQPLFQIDPAPLRATLASAQGQLAAAEATYANAKAAATRARSLAPQSYVSKSDLDAAEATERSSAAAVQQARAAVESARINLGYATVTAPIAGRAGKQQVTEGALVGQGDSTLLTTIDQLDPLYVNFSMSADELAQLRQAQTQGNVALSDQSKSTVQIKLGDGSTYAHEGTLDFSGAAVDPSNSSVTLRALLPNPDRVLLPGAFVSFSANLGQRKDVYLIPQAAVLRDAKGAYTLVVGKDSKVVRKDLTTVGQQGDKWIVSGGLQSGDQVVVSGLPKVKEGAPAVAKPWDPNAAAQGQGAGAAPANGAQGAAAPAKNPAPAQDAAHGDAPDAASPSDQPKQ comes from the coding sequence ATGACCTCCCCGTTGCGTTCCCTCGCCCTGGCCTGCGCCGTCGTGGTGGTGTTGGCATCCTGCAAGAAACAGGAACAGCAGCAGGCCATGCCGCCGCCGGAAGTCGGCGTGCTGCAGGCGCAGCCGCAGACCGTGCCGCTGCAGCGCGAACTGGTCGGCCGCCTGTCCGCGTTCCGCAGCGCCGACGTGCGCGCCCGCGTCCCCGGCGTGCTGGAAAAGCGCCTGTACACCGAAGGCACCGACGTCAAGGAAGGCCAGCCGCTGTTCCAGATCGACCCGGCGCCGCTGCGCGCGACCCTGGCCTCGGCGCAGGGCCAACTGGCCGCGGCCGAAGCCACCTATGCCAACGCCAAGGCCGCCGCCACCCGCGCGCGCAGCCTGGCGCCGCAGTCCTATGTCTCCAAGTCGGACCTGGACGCGGCCGAAGCCACCGAGCGCAGTTCCGCGGCCGCGGTGCAGCAGGCCCGCGCGGCGGTCGAATCGGCGCGCATCAACCTCGGCTACGCCACCGTCACCGCGCCAATCGCCGGCCGCGCCGGCAAGCAGCAGGTTACCGAGGGCGCGCTGGTCGGCCAGGGCGACAGCACCCTGCTGACCACGATCGACCAGCTCGATCCGCTGTACGTCAACTTCTCGATGAGCGCCGACGAACTGGCGCAGCTGCGCCAGGCGCAGACGCAGGGCAACGTGGCGCTGAGCGACCAGAGCAAGTCGACCGTGCAGATCAAGCTCGGCGACGGCAGCACCTACGCGCATGAAGGCACCCTGGACTTCTCCGGCGCCGCGGTCGATCCGAGCAACAGCTCGGTGACGCTGCGCGCACTGCTGCCGAACCCGGACCGGGTGCTGCTGCCCGGCGCCTTCGTCAGCTTCTCGGCCAACCTGGGCCAGCGCAAGGACGTGTACCTGATCCCGCAGGCGGCGGTGCTGCGCGACGCGAAGGGCGCCTATACCCTGGTGGTGGGCAAGGACAGCAAGGTGGTGCGCAAGGATCTGACCACGGTCGGCCAGCAGGGCGACAAGTGGATCGTCAGCGGCGGCCTGCAGAGCGGCGACCAGGTCGTGGTCAGCGGCCTGCCCAAGGTCAAGGAAGGCGCACCGGCCGTGGCCAAGCCGTGGGATCCGAACGCCGCCGCCCAGGGCCAGGGCGCTGGCGCGGCACCCGCAAACGGCGCGCAGGGCGCCGCGGCGCCGGCCAAGAACCCCGCCCCGGCACAGGACGCCGCGCACGGCGACGCGCCGGACGCGGCCTCGCCTTCCGACCAGCCGAAGCAGTAA
- a CDS encoding TetR/AcrR family transcriptional regulator yields the protein MSLPLASAAQRQARDQRVYDAVRELLAEEGMRLSMDAVAARAGCSKQTLYSRYRSKQDLLQRVMQDHMELSATHLGPAQGDLRGSLLRFAREHLEQLSEPRVLQSCQLIAAESRHFPEEARALFRDSAGALMQRLSERLQLAMAAGQLRHDDPHFMAELLLSMIVGLDFERQFFHTAHRRGDAQRAWAEFAVDNFLRAFAAAPSLSLSTPDRSTTR from the coding sequence ATGAGCCTCCCCCTCGCCTCTGCCGCACAACGCCAGGCGCGCGATCAGCGCGTGTACGACGCCGTACGCGAGCTGCTGGCCGAGGAAGGCATGCGCCTGAGCATGGACGCGGTGGCCGCCCGCGCCGGTTGCTCCAAGCAGACCCTGTACAGCCGCTACCGCAGCAAGCAGGACCTGCTGCAGCGGGTGATGCAGGACCATATGGAACTGAGCGCCACCCACCTGGGCCCGGCCCAGGGCGACCTGCGCGGCAGCCTGCTGCGCTTCGCCCGGGAGCATCTGGAACAGCTGTCCGAACCACGCGTCCTGCAGAGTTGCCAGCTGATCGCCGCCGAATCGCGGCATTTCCCGGAAGAAGCGCGCGCCCTGTTCCGCGACAGCGCCGGCGCGCTGATGCAACGCCTGAGCGAGCGCCTGCAACTGGCGATGGCCGCGGGCCAGCTGCGCCATGACGATCCGCACTTCATGGCCGAACTGCTGTTGAGCATGATCGTCGGTCTGGATTTCGAGCGGCAGTTTTTCCACACCGCGCATCGCCGCGGCGACGCGCAGCGTGCCTGGGCCGAATTCGCGGTCGACAATTTTCTGCGCGCGTTCGCCGCAGCCCCTTCCCTTTCCTTATCAACACCAGACCGGAGTACCACCCGATGA